The following coding sequences lie in one Lolium perenne isolate Kyuss_39 chromosome 2, Kyuss_2.0, whole genome shotgun sequence genomic window:
- the LOC127330910 gene encoding uncharacterized protein: protein MPSSDKQLAFSVKIASSPELLNRGTTVVNMSQGTSLLPKDKGPAEDSVKVVGTKRLHTDAPSGPVYHNVYVRRKVESEHSKVSSSQELKGNGRDKTKEQQDLKNVENKHSKDNSTQELKGKGIEKIKEQKEQLNKETEHSTMNSSQELKDNGSEKPQEQEEQQVQHDQASKPEMPPPTAESGIKELEEQQNMETEHSKINSSQELKDNGSEKWREQEEHQVQHDQASKPEMPPPTTESGINELEEQQMVQHDQVNKPEVPPLIAESGIKDEGQQKVQHDQINQPEVALEVQPLIAESGIKEEGWQKVQHDQVNQPEVAPPIVESGIKEEELQTVQHDQVNKPEVAPAIAEAGTKEEELKVLNDQVNTPQVGPSVADSGGLVPSEMAPPIAKFVGLVPSESPEKANAILEEYEPDVASANEPPATPGTAVQGDIHSSSNQNSYWSERYNRLQTYLENCDRSSQEGYMRMLRSLSATGRSMHAIELEKRAIHLLVAEGKELHRMKALNVLGKSPPNGSSKQR, encoded by the exons ATGCCATCCAGTGACAAGCAATTAGCATTCTCGGTGAAAATAGCATCATCGCCTGAGCTGCTAAACAGAGGTACAACCGTCGTAAATATGTCTCAAGGCACTTCTCTGCTGCCAAAGGATAAAGGTCCTGCTGAAGATTCAGTAAAGGTTGTGGGTACAAAACGGCTGCATACTGATGCTCCTTCAGGCCCTGTTTATCATAATGTTTATGTACGACGAAAAGTGGAGTCTGAACATAGTAAAGTTAGCTCCTCTCAGGAGTTGAAGGGTAATGGAAGAGACAAAACAAAAgagcagcaggacctgaaaaatgtGGAAAACAAACATAGTAAAGATAATTCTACTCAAGAGTTGAAGGGTAAAGGAATAGAGAAAATAAAAGAGCAGAAGGAACAGCTAAATAAGGAAACTGAACATAGTACAATGAACTCTTCTCAAGAGTTAAAGGATAATGGAAGCGAGAAACCGCAAGAGCAAGAAGAACAGCAGGTGCAACATGATCAGGCCAGTAAGCCAGAAATGCCACCCCCTACTGCTGAATCTGGAATAAAAGAGCTGGAGGAGCAGCAAAATATGGAAACTGAACATAGTAAAATAAACTCTTCTCAAGAGTTGAAGGATAATGGAAGCGAGAAATGGCGAGAGCAAGAAGAACATCAGGTGCAACATGATCAGGCCAGTAAGCCAGAAATGCCACCCCCTACTACTGAATCTGGAATAAATGAGTTGGAGGAACAGCAAATGGTGCAACATGACCAGGTCAATAAGCCGGAAGTGCCACCTCTAATTGCTGAATCTGGAATAAAGGACGAGGGACAACAAAAGGTGCAACATGATCAGATCAATCAGCCAGAAGTGGCACTGGAAGTGCAACCTTTAATTGCTGAATCTGGAATAAAAGAGGAGGGGTGGCAAAAGGTGCAACATGACCAGGTCAATCAGCCAGAAGTGGCACCTCCTATTGTTGAATCTGGAATAAAAGAGGAGGAACTGCAAACAGTGCAACATGATCAGGTCAATAAGCCAGAAGTGGCACCTGCTATTGCTGAAGCTGGAACAAAAGAGGAGGAGCTAAAGGTGCTTAATGATCAGGTCAATACGCCACAAGTGGGACCTTCTGTTGCTGATTCTGGGGGTTTAGTGCCATCTGAAATGGCGCCTCCCATTGCCAAATTTGTAGGACTAGTACCATCTGAATCTCCTGAAAAAGCAAATGCTATACTTGAGGAATATGAGCCTGATGTTGCTTCTGCTAATGAGCCACCGGCTACTCCTGGTACAGCCGTTCAAGGTGATATCCATAGCTCAAGCAACCAAAATTCGTACTGGAGCGAGAGATATAATCGATTGCAGACATACTTGGAGAACTGTGATCGGTCATCCCAGGAGGGTTACATGCGAA TGCTTAGATCGCTCTCAGCGACTGGTCGAAGCATGCATGCAATTGAGCTGGAGAAAAGGGCAATACACCTCCTAGTGGCGGAAG GTAAGGAGCTACACCGGATGAAGGCTTTGAATGTTCTGGGGAAATCTCCTCCAAATGGTTCGTCAAAGCAGCGGTAG